ccggggcggggctcGGGGGGCGCGGACGCCCACCGTCTGTCCTGCAGGCGCCGGAGCCCAGCTGCTGGGGGCCGCACTTGAATCGCGCTGCGGCCCAGAGTCCACCCGCTCCTCTCCGCGGGGCAAGCGCTGCGGGGTCTGTGCCGGACTACGGGAAGAGGCTCAAGGCCAACCTGAAGGCCACTCTGCAGGTGAGGGTCACCGGCCCGGCAGCGCGCCCCTCCTGGATGCGGAGCCGGTCCCCGCAGAACCTTTCTCCTCAACCCTTCCGAACGTGTGCAGCTCTACCCGCGGGGTCACACGTGCCCTGCCAGCCTTAACCAGGGTGGGACCCCTGCCTCAGGGCCGGCCTGGGGCTTCTCACCTCAACCGGTGCTTCAGGGTGGACATTCTGGCGGCTTTCAGAGTCTGAAGCAGCCCAGACACCTGAGTTCCCCGCTTGCTGGTCTGTCCTTCCTCTCTCAGGCTGGGCCAGCTCTGGGCCGCATACCCCGACTTCCACAAGGACCCTCGTCCAAGATGCCATCCCCAGGGCCACCAGGCGCAGGGGCTGCCCCCGTCTCTCCAGAAGAAGTCAGTGAGGTCCCCCTCCAGCCTCCTGGGCCTCGGCTGAGGCCAGGCTGCCTCCAGCAGCTACAGGCATCCCTGAGCCTACGACTGTGCTCTCTAGACCCTGACTGGCTACAGCGGTGTCAAAACGGGGCCCCAGATTTCCTGGGGGCTTCCAAGGCCTGCCAGCCTAACCTGGGTGTAGAGGACTCACAACCTCTGGCTTCAGGTGTCCCGCCTGTCCTTGGTCCCGGCGCTGGCCCTGAGACTCAAGCCCTACAGACAGCCAGAGTCCATGCAGAGAGCCCCCAACCTGGCAACAGTCAAGACAAGAAGTGGACATGGAATGGGGAACCAGAAGGGAGTCCTGCACAGGCCCAGCAGGACAGCAGTCATGCGGGACCTCTGCCTGAAGAAGCTGGGGCTCCAGAACACGCAGAAGCCTGCCCAGCAAAACCTGTGGGGGCACAGCCCCCCAGTGGCCCCACAGCCACCAGGTACCGCAGCTTCAGCCTCCCAGTACGGTCACCTTGAGACGAACTACGGTGGGGCGGCTTTGGCCATCGCCTGTCTGTACCTGTTTTCTAGGCCAGCTGTCCGGAGCGGAGGTAATTACGTGAGGCTCAACATGAAGCAGAAACGCTACGTGCGGGGCCTGGCGCTCCGCGGCAGGCTGCTCCGCAAGCAGGTGAGGAGCCGGCAGCCACTCCCTTCATCCCTACCGCCTTTTGCCATGTGACCGTTTTTTGTGGCCCCCAGATGTGGAAGCAGAAGTGGCAGAAGAAGGGGGAGTGTTTTGGAGGCGGTCAGCCCAGAGCCACAGTCAAGAATTCTTGCTTCCGGTGCGGACAGCTAGGCCACTGGTCATCCCAGTGCCCCCAGTCAAGTGAAACTTCTACTCTGGGTGAGGGGTTGCACTAGCGCTGTTTGGATGACAGTGGTACtcttggggggagagggggcaggggagcacaCCTACCTCCAACAGAAGAAGCTAGCAGCTCCTTACACCTGACACAGAGCCTGCTCAGGGTCCCCAGGAGAGCCGTGAGAATGAAGACGACGTGCAGACCCGGCTCGCCGCAGACGAGGCGGTGCAGAGGATAGGCACTGCCGGCTGCCAGCAGCCCGGTGAATGAAGGAAGGGGGCGGGCTAGGGCCACTTGTGTTTTTTCCAGGAAGATTCTAGTCTAGCCTAGAGTTCCCACACCACCTTTTTGTGTCTCATCCTAGTGAGTGAGAAAGACCCGGAGCCTGCTGGGCCTGAGCTGTTGGTGACTGTGGAGCAGCCTGTGCCCCGGGCACCCTGCCGGCCCCGCCCAGTGCCACCACTCTACCCACTGGGGCCCTCGGGACAAGTGGCAGGTGAGCAGAAGCTGACCAGCCCAGAGCCTTTCCTGGGAGATGGGGACAACTTGGGGCCCTCCTGACCAACACCTGTGTCCACAGAGACACCGGCTGAGGTGTTCCAGGCCCTAGAGCAGCTGGGGCACCAAGCCTTCCGCCCTGGGCAGGAGCGTGTGATCATGCAGATCCTTTCTGGTGAGCTTGGCTCCTGCCGGGAGGGGCCAGGACGAAGGCCTGGCCACAGGGTGGCATACTGACTGTTGGTCCCACCAGGCATGTCCACACTGCTGGTGTCGCCCACTGGCTCCGGCAAGTCCCTGTGCTATCAGCTTCCTGCACTGCTCTACGCCCGGCGAAGCCCCTGCCTCACGCTGGTCAtctctcccctcctgtctctcatGGATGACCAGGTGCTCTGGCAGGACCCTAGGGCCCCACACAGAAGGCAGGAACTGGTGCCCACAGGTCCTCTGGCTCCTTCAGGCTGCTGCTTATCACCTAGTCAGGGCCGTAAGGAGCTCCGCTGTTCTCAGCCCGGCAGCTTGTCCACAGCCCCAGGTCTAGTGGTGGCCAGAGGGCAGCAGGGACCTGGCAGCCGGGCTGACCTGACTCGACCCCCCAGGAGCAGCAGCGCTGAGGAAGGTGGGCATCCCCATGGGGCCTGTCCGTTCCTGGTGCTTCTGAGCCAAGGCTCATGGGCAGCCCTGACCCTTAGTCCTGTAGGCCCCGCCATCTGGGCTTTCTCTCcccagagagcccaaagcagagatGGCGGCCGCTGTCAAGCTGAGCAGCTCGGAGAGCCCATTGGAGGGAGAACCAAGGAAGGGTGGCTTGTCACTGGTTGTTCTCCTGACCCTGCAGGTGTCTGGCCTGCCCCCGTGCCTGAAGGTGGCCTGTATCCATTCGGGCATGACGAGGAAGCAGCGGGAGTCTGCCCTGAAGAAGGTGAGGGGCCTTGCCTGGCAAGACGGGCCGAGGAGCAGCCCGGCCCTCCCCTGATGCTCCTGACCTTGCACTCTCAGGTCCAGGCGGCCCAGGTGCATGTGCTGATGCTGTCGCCCGAGGCgctggtgggggctgggctggggccctCTGGCTGCCTCCCTCAGCTGCCTCCAGTCGCTTTTGCCTGTGTCGATGAGGCCCACTGCCTTTCCCAGTGGTCCCACAACTTCCGGCCTTGCTACCTGCGTGTCTGCAAGGTGAGCCTGAGTTGGGGTACGAGGGAGCAGGCCAGGGAGGATGGCTTGGGCACCCTTTCTGGCTCTGCTCCCACATAGGTGCTGCGGGAACACCTGGGTGTGCGCTGCTTCCTGGGTCTCACGGCCACGGCCACACGCAGCACCTCAAGAGATGTGGCCCAGCATCTAGGCGTGGCTGAGGAGCTTGTCCTCAGCAAGCCGGTCACCGTCCCTGCGAACCTGTACCTCTCTGTGTCCATGGACAGGGACCCAGAGCAGGTAGGTGCACACACCTGGGCCCACCAGAGGCACGGCCTCTGACAGCCCTCACTGACCGCTGTCACCCACCAGGCTTTGGTGACATTGCTGCAGAGTGACCGCTTTCGTGCTCTGAGCTCCATCATCATCTACTGCAACAGACGTGAGGACACAGAGCGTGTCGCCGCACTGCTCCGCACCTGCCTGCGTGCGTCACGGGACCCGGGGCCCAGAGGTGAGGTCAGCAGGCTTGTGCCCCACAGACCTGCCCCAGAAACACAGTGCACCCGACCGTCTGTGTCTTCCCCGCAGGCCAGATCCCTGAGGCCATAGCCAAAGCCTACCACGCCGGCATGTGTCACCGGGAGCGGCGGCAGGTGCAGCAGGCCTTCATGGACGGCCGGCTGCGGGTGGTGGTGGCCACGGTGGCCTTTGGGATGGGGCTGGACCGGCCCGACGTGCGAGCTGTGCTGCACCTGGGGCTGCCCGCGAGCTTGGAGACCTACGTGCAGGCTGTGGGCCGGGCTGGGCGTGACGGCCAGCCGGCGCATTGCCACCTCTTCCTACAACCCCAGGTTCTTGCCTGCCCCGCTCGAGCCCCCCACCGAGTCTCCCCCACAGCCTCCCCCCACCATGCCACATGGTCACAGCTTCCATGCCACAGGGCCAGGACCTGCAGGAGCTGCGGAGACACGTGTATGCCGACACAGCTGACTTTCTCGCCGTGAAGAAACTGGTTCAGTGCGCGTTCCCCCCCTGCACCTGTGCCCAAGCCCAACAGCCTCCAGAGAAGGACGGAGCCAGGGGCCAGAAGACACCTGTGGCCGGGTCCCTGAGGGACGCTGAGCAGCCCAACAGCCAGCATGCAGCCCGGTGCCCAGGCCACCAGCGGGCACTTCCGGTGCAGCCGCTGGTGCAGGCCCTGGACATGCCCGAGGAGGGTGAGGAACTGGGGACGGTGGGCACGTTCCCCATACACTTGGGTCCCCACGTGCCCATGTCCCTGAGCCCTGCTCTACGTCCCCCACCCACAGCCATTGAGACCCTGCTGTGCTATCTGGAGCTACACCCACGACGCTGGCTGGAGCTGCTGGCACCCACCTTCGCCCGGTGCCACCTGCGCTGTCCTGGGGGTgccccccagctcctggcccTGGCCCACAGGTGAACACACATcctggcccaggctggggctAAAGACATGGAGCCAGGATGGCTAATTACGTGTCTCGTCCTGGGACAGGTGTCCCCTCCTGGCTGTATGTTTGGCCCAGCAGCCGCTGGAGAGCACAGGTGGGGGAGGCTGTTCTGTAGAGTTTGACGTCGTGAAGCTGGCGGACTCGGCGGGCTGGAAGCTGGCGTCAGCACAGCGGGCTCTGCGTCAGCTGCAGTGGGAGCCCGAGCCCACAACAGGTGCGCCCTCCCCCCGCCCGGCCCACTCGGCCCCGGACTTGCTTGCTGCCAGCCTGCCCGCATGTGATGAGCTCTCTGGCAGGTGCACGTCGGGACACGGGGGTGCTGGTGGAGTTCCGGGAGCTCGCCTTCTGTCTGCGCAGTCCTGGAGACCTGACAGCCCACGAGAGGGACCAGATCTGTGACTTCCTATACGGCCACATACAAGCCCGAGAGCGGGAGGCCCTGGCCGGCCTGCGCCGCACCTTCCAGGCCTTTCACAGGTGCAGGAGGGGTGGATGGGCCTGGGGCCACCTCCACCCTGCCCCGCAGGGGGGCAGCTCTGACAGATTCCTCTCGTCCCAGCGTGGCCTTCCCCAGCTGCGGGCCCTGCTTGGAGCAGCCCAGTGAAGAGCACAGCGCCAGGCTCAAGGCCCTGCTCAGCTGCTACTTCAAGGAAGAGAGTCCCGGGGACACGGAAGATGATCGGGACCCGGAGCCAGGACAGGCAGGggtgagagctcactcctccTGGCCTGCAGTGAGCCCAGCCagtgcgtgcacacgcacacacacgcacactccgCCTCCTGGCCCGCAACATGGTGGGCTACGTGGAACCTGGCGCCGTGGAAGTGGCCtcacgtcccccccccccccttcacagATCCAGGACTGGGAGGACCAGGTTCGACGGGACGTGCGCCACCTTCTGTCCTTGTGGCCAGAGCAGCAGTTCTCAGGCAGGGCTGTGGCCCGCATCTTCCATGGCATAGGTGAGGGCCTGGGAGGCTGGTCTCTgacggggatgggggtgggggtgggggtggggcctggccCAGAGTCCTCGGGATCCTGCTGCACCCTGTTGTTCCCCCGCAGGAAGCCCCCGCTTCCCAGCGCAGGTGTATGGGCGGGACCGGCGCTTCTGGAGGAGACACCTGTGCCTGAGCTTCCCCGCCCTGATGCGCTTGGCCACAGAGGAGATCCTGCGCTGGGGCCACTG
Above is a genomic segment from Mustela lutreola isolate mMusLut2 chromosome 3, mMusLut2.pri, whole genome shotgun sequence containing:
- the RECQL4 gene encoding ATP-dependent DNA helicase Q4, which gives rise to MERLRDVRERLRDWERAFRRRCGRRPGQEDVEAAPEETRALYREYRALKGALGGAGGVGPRSPEQSLPAAAQQAPEPSCWGPHLNRAAAQSPPAPLRGASAAGSVPDYGKRLKANLKATLQAGPALGRIPRLPQGPSSKMPSPGPPGAGAAPVSPEEVSEVPLQPPGPRLRPGCLQQLQASLSLRLCSLDPDWLQRCQNGAPDFLGASKACQPNLGVEDSQPLASGVPPVLGPGAGPETQALQTARVHAESPQPGNSQDKKWTWNGEPEGSPAQAQQDSSHAGPLPEEAGAPEHAEACPAKPVGAQPPSGPTATRPAVRSGGNYVRLNMKQKRYVRGLALRGRLLRKQMWKQKWQKKGECFGGGQPRATVKNSCFRCGQLGHWSSQCPQSSETSTLEPAQGPQESRENEDDVQTRLAADEAVQRIGTAGCQQPVSEKDPEPAGPELLVTVEQPVPRAPCRPRPVPPLYPLGPSGQVAETPAEVFQALEQLGHQAFRPGQERVIMQILSGMSTLLVSPTGSGKSLCYQLPALLYARRSPCLTLVISPLLSLMDDQVSGLPPCLKVACIHSGMTRKQRESALKKVQAAQVHVLMLSPEALVGAGLGPSGCLPQLPPVAFACVDEAHCLSQWSHNFRPCYLRVCKVLREHLGVRCFLGLTATATRSTSRDVAQHLGVAEELVLSKPVTVPANLYLSVSMDRDPEQALVTLLQSDRFRALSSIIIYCNRREDTERVAALLRTCLRASRDPGPRGQIPEAIAKAYHAGMCHRERRQVQQAFMDGRLRVVVATVAFGMGLDRPDVRAVLHLGLPASLETYVQAVGRAGRDGQPAHCHLFLQPQGQDLQELRRHVYADTADFLAVKKLVQCAFPPCTCAQAQQPPEKDGARGQKTPVAGSLRDAEQPNSQHAARCPGHQRALPVQPLVQALDMPEEGEELGTVGTFPIHLGPHVPMSLSPALRPPPTAIETLLCYLELHPRRWLELLAPTFARCHLRCPGGAPQLLALAHRCPLLAVCLAQQPLESTGGGGCSVEFDVVKLADSAGWKLASAQRALRQLQWEPEPTTGARRDTGVLVEFRELAFCLRSPGDLTAHERDQICDFLYGHIQAREREALAGLRRTFQAFHSVAFPSCGPCLEQPSEEHSARLKALLSCYFKEESPGDTEDDRDPEPGQAGIQDWEDQVRRDVRHLLSLWPEQQFSGRAVARIFHGIGSPRFPAQVYGRDRRFWRRHLCLSFPALMRLATEEILRWGH